One Watersipora subatra chromosome 4, tzWatSuba1.1, whole genome shotgun sequence genomic window carries:
- the LOC137393777 gene encoding transmembrane channel-like protein 3: MSRELSNYAALMIPWEDKIKNIESYFGSVVASYFTFLRWLFWINFIMALICGVVIIMPEVLFGPDMGAVPYKSVPVNESTEASYLKTLWNFNGYAQVSPIFYGYYSSIKVYESGFRMPFAYLLGNLMMFGYSFITILKQMAANSKDEKATDKDDNFTFSWKAFASWDYMIGNEETAKNKYKALVITIRESVTESKESAKKTSKKVKFFRFVANILVLMVLTASTYAIYITVNRSRKFQALAKEKGPSSVTWVQSNEVSLVMSLVTAFCPMIFDVIANLEDYHPRVALQWSLRRIMVLYLLNLYTLYIALYWKIQDIEKEALEANSTFYANLNMSEIIPCSTPLPIISDSFSISILHEGFANQTSMPCGIPEFVPEMTCWETMVGQELIKLTVFDFVTTVGLIYVTEFFRAVFIRVLNACWCWDMEIYFPAYAEFSLADNLLHLVYNQGMIWMGTLFCPGLPALNLFKLLCLFYVRAWAVMVCNVPHERIFKAGSNNFYLMLLLFMLYVVMIPIAFAMVSIRPSRTCGPYQDTEYMYLIITEWVQDVFHETIFAVLKYLTSPGALIPIFILLLLCIYYLSSSNDALQGTVLDLKKQLQYERTEGKKKVFNMNKAKEEASPNEPPSVPEVKIATQPPKEQVTIEKEVPTPSIASVLLAKKYISKTRERIEERKLAATSN; the protein is encoded by the exons ATGTCAAGGGAGTTATCCAACTACGCAGCTTTAATGATTCCATGGGAAGATAAAATCAAGAACATAGAAAGCTACTTTGGATCAGTCGTCGCATCTTATTTTACCTTTCTGCGATGGCTTTTCTGGATAAACTTTATCATGGCCCTTATCTGTGGTGTGGTTATAATTATGCCTGAGGTGCTCTTCGGACCTGACATGGGGGCTGTTCCCTACAAATCTGTACCAG TGAATGAGTCGACAGAGGCGAGTTACCTAAAAACTCTTTGGAACTTCAATGGTTATGCTCAAGTCTCTCCTATTTTTTATGGCTACTACTCGAGCATAAAGGTTTATGAATCGGGATTTCGTATGCCCTTCGCATATCTCTTAGGAAACCTTATGATGTTTGGTTACAGTTTCATAACCATCTTAAAGCAAATGGCAGCCAACTCCAAAGATGAAAAGGCTACGGACAAAGATGACAACTTCACATTTTCTTGGAAGGCTTTCGCGAGCTGGGATTACATGATAGGCAATGAGGAAACAGCCAAAAATAAGTACAAGGCCTTGGTTATTACGATTCGTGAAAGCGTCACAGAGAGCAAAGAAAGTGCAAAGAAGACGAGTAAGAAGGTGAAGTTTTTTAGATTTGTCGCCAACATTTTAGTCTTGATGGTGTTGACAGCGAGTACTTATGCGATATATATCACTGTCAACAGGTCTCGAAAGTTTCAAGCTTTAGCAAAAGAGAAGGGACCGAGTTCGGTGACTTGGGTACAATCTAATGAGGTCTCATTGGTTATGTCATTAGTGACAGCATTTTGTCCAATGATATTTGATGTTATCGCAAACTTGGAAGACTATCACCCTCGAGTAGCATTGCAATGGTCCCTTCGACGAATCATGGTTCTGTATTTACTTAACCTCTACACGCTATACATCGCTCTCTACTGGAAGATTCAAGATATCGAAAAGGAAGCTCTAGAAGCGAACTCAACATTTTATGCAAACTTAAACATGTCAGAGATTATACCCTGTAGCACACCGCTACCAATTATCAGTGATAGTTTTTCGATCTCAATTTTGCACGAAGGGTTTGCCAATCAGACGAGCATGCCATGTGGTATACCTGAATTCGTTCCAGAAATGACGTGCTGGGAAACAATGGTCGGTCAAGAGCTCATCAAACTAACTGTGTTTGACTTTGTTACCACAGTTGGACTTATCTATGTTACCGAGTTTTTCAGGGCAGTTTTTATCAGGGTGCTAAATGCATGTTGGTGCTGGGATATGGAAATATATTTTCCTGCATATGCCGAGTTTTCATTAGCCGACAATCTTTTACATCTGGTATATAATCAAGGAATGATTTGGATGGGAACACTGTTCTGTCCAGGCCTGCCAGCACTCAATCTGTTCAAGTTactttgtttgttttatgtgCGCGCTTGGGCCGTTATGGTATGCAATGTACCACATGAACGGATATTCAAAGCTGGAAGCAACAACTTCTACTTGATGCTGCTGTTGTTTATGCTGTATGTAGTCATGATACCGATAGCCTTTGCTATGGTCTCCATAAGACCGTCTCGGACGTGTGGACCTTACCAAGACACAGAGTACATGTATCTCATCATTACTGAATGGGTGCAAGACGTGTTTCATGAGACAATATTCGCAGTACTAAAGTATCTCACCTCACCCGGAGCTCTCATACCAATATTTATTCTGTTGCTCCTTTGTATCTATTACCTCTCATCTAGTAATGATGCGCTGCAAGGCACAGTGTTGGACCTCAAGAAACAACTTCAATACGAGAGAACTGAGGGCAAAAAGAAAGTTTTCAACATGAACAAGGCAAAGGAAGAAGCTTCTCCGAATGAGCCACCGTCTGTACCAGAGGTCAAGATCGCTACTCAGCCGCCGAAAGAACAGGTTACCATTGAGAAGGAGGTTCCTACTCCATCAATAGCTTCTGTCTTGCTAGCAAAGAAGTATATCAGCAAGACCCGAGAAAGAATTGAGGAAAGGAAGTTGGCTGCTACTTCAAATTAG